ATAAAAAATAAAAAAAGTAATATGTACAGATGCTTTTTCATAAAGTATTTACAAGTTACTGTTTTTTTTACATAGAAAAATTTATTTATATTTATTAGTCTATGCGTTTAACTGAATTTGTTTTTATATTAATTTTAAAATGATTGGAAGGTGCTCCTTTAAGTGTTTTTTGAAATATTTTTGCCCACAACACAAAACTTTTATTATTCGTTTTCTCTAGCTCATTACAAACTATTCTGTATTGCTTCAACCTATTATCCCCAATATCTTTAACAGCTAATTCATCTGCATTTCTTAATCTGTAAAAATCATATATCATATCAAAGCCTGTCCATGTTTTAAAATCTGAAATAAGTAAATTATTAAGCATTAATTGTTTATTGGTTTCTAAACTATCTTTATTAACTTCTAATAAACCTTTACCTGAAAGTTTTAGAAAAGAGTCTAAAAAATCAGTAGGAAAATCTTTTTTTAAAAACCTAAGACGAACCAATTCTTTTAAATGCCATTCGGTAAAATCTTTATAATCTACAGATTTAAGAATATCTTTATTCCAAATTTTAACATGCTTTGTTGCTTCTAAATGAGTATATTCTTGTTCGTAAAAAGGGAATAAACTATTGAAATTTTCAACTGAATTTAAAACCACTGTCTCTACTTCAAACTCGAAATCAGAAAGAATATTAAGTATTTTATAAGCAGGCTTGTAGGCTGCCAATGAAGGTGTTTGAATATTAAACAATGTATGCTTTGTGTCTATTTTTCTAACACCTGTATCGTTTATATGCATGTGACCTCCAAAATGAATCTTAATACCGGCATTGGCAAATGCTTTTGCAACAGCTTCATCTGGAACTCTGTGTAACTGCATTTTATCTGCTCCAAAAAATTGTTTTAAATCTGCTGATGCAGCATCATTGAAATCAATCATAGGATAATGACTAAAGGCTATTAAAACTTTATCATTTCGTTTTGCTTCTTCTGCAACTTTTTTAACCCAATTAATTAAATGATTTTTGTACAACAGCACATTGTTATAGCCCACACTTGCACTAGAAAAATCGTTAGGATTGTCCTTTAAACCCGATAAATTTTCATTAGGCACATATACATTGGCGTCTATCGCTAATAGCCAAACATTTTTTACGGGTTCTGCCAAGTAACTCGCATCTGGAAGCAACAAACTAGTATTTTTAATGGGATATACTCTTTTATCTAAATCAGCTTCTTTTAAAGCTTCATCAAAGTTGTAATTTTCATACTTGTATTCTGAAAAAGGAGTTTCCCAATACAAATCGTTTATTTTAGGAAAAAAACCAAAATCAGACATTTCATGCATCATCTCCTTATAACCCCAATTCTTAATATCGGAAGTTATAATAGGTTCTAATGCATTTTCGTTTAGCACTGAAGTAATTTTAAAACTGGTAATAATTTGTTCTTTACCATCTTGCCCTAAAAAGTCTGTTTTTTTAGCTTCTTGAGAAAATGGTCTTACAGCATCATGATTTCCTGTGGTTACATAAAAAGACATGCCATACTTTATTGAATATTCATTAAGTATGCGTCTTAGCCCTCTAATATGTATAGGTTGTCCATCATCACTAAAATCACCTGGAAGTGCAACTAATTTTATGCCTCTTTTTGCTATATCATTTAATGCTGTTATAAAGGCAAAGTAATTTTCATTAAAAATTCTTGTAGACTGTAATTGCGAACTCATTGTTCTGATATTTGCATACTCCCCTGTTAAAGGGTTTTTAATTCCTTTATAAGTATGATCTTGAAATTCTCCATAAATATCTGCAAAATGAGCATCGGCAATAAAGGCTATCTGAACATGCTCTATATCTTTTTCCTGTTTGGCTTTACAAGAGCTTAAAGAAAACAATAGTAATAAAACTCCTAACAGTTTAACCATAACACTATTTTAGTATTTCTAAATGAATTAGTTCCTCTTTTTTGTTTCAGAAGGAAAAGCATATGATTTTTTCCATCCTCCTAAATCAATTAAAATTTGATCTAACATAACACCAGAATCTACCATCCAAACTTTTAAAGTATGCTTTCCAGCCTTATTTACAATTTGTTTTACAGATTGTACACTCGCATTTTTAAGTACATTTTGTTTCCATGTGTCACTTCTTCCAAACGTTTGGAAATCGACTAGTACAGGTTCTGCATCATCAATAGATACTGCGCAACGAACACCGCGTCCTTCATGAATGGCATGTGTTGGGACTGCTTGTAAGTTCAGATCAACTTCTCCGAAATTAAAGGTATAAAAATCATACTCTAATGAAGGACTATTTTTTTGTATCAAATTTAAATCAGTTATCGAACTTGTACTTCTTGGCAATGCTGCAATGACTTTGCCAGTATACCCCATGCCATCATATATTTCCCATTTCGCTTCCTTTCCAGTAATATTTCGTGTCGGATTTTCAGCATGTATGGATACAAAACCTTTGTCTTCTATAAAGCCTTTATAACCTTCTAATACTTTTAATTTCGGATTAAAAACTGACACACCAATTGTTACTGTGCTATCTGCACTAACAAAATCAATCGCACTATTCACTTTATAACTTGGCGGAATTAATTGAAAATCATGCCCTAAAGGCGCTTCTTTTTTGTTTTCTCCTGTTGGCACTTTATCCCAATCTATACTTACCCATAAGCGTTTTTCTTGTTTACTGTTAACATTAGTTAGTATACCTTCGGTTTCTGAAATTTTAATCCAATCACTTTTCGGTATTGCTTTCCATTCTACTTTCCCTTCTCCTTTTAAAAATATATCCATAAAGTAATGGTTGTCTGTATAGCTATTAAAAACTGGTAAAACATCAGCAAAACTGTTTACAATGTCATGATTTACTTCCATTTCATAACCTTCTAACGCGATCCCTAATGTTGGTTTTTCTTTTGAACCTACAACGGCATAAGCTGGTTTAGAAAACACTGGTAAAAATCTAGGTTGCATCGTCATGATATGATTCCATTTGCCTTCTGCTAGCGTTTTATTATAATAATCTGTTTCTTTTAAAATACGATTATATGCATTTTCCGATTGTTCACTATAAAAATTTGCACTCAATTTTCCTTGTTGAGATACAAACTTATTTTTATAGAAATACAACCACTTCTCACTCAGTTTTGAAGCACCAATTACTGGGTAATAAACCAATTGATAAAAAGCAGCTTTACGGTTTTCTGGAACCTTTTTATATAAACGCTCTGCCGTTTCAACTATAATCTCGTAAGCGTTTATTTTACATGTTACCTCATCACCATAATGATACTGAGTCAACGTTGTTTCACCTGCTTTAGTAACAGGTTCTACCTCACTCCAAGCCATAAATTCTGGACGTCTTATATACGACAACCTGTTATTTTCAAATAATAAATTAGTTGTCTCTGAAGCTATATGAGCTCCAAATTCTCTGGTTGCCCAAGTTTTCATATGTTCCTTTACAGATACGCTTTTTTCAAAAGGCTTCATATCCCAAGCCATGTCTAAAAACAATTCTATATTGTATTCATGAGGTTTGATATCTCCGCAGTTCAAAATCCATAAATCTCTAGATTTAAATTCGTAAGCTTTAGACATTTCTTCCCACATTAAAACAGGGTTTGTAGAGTTTAGCCATAAATAATCGTGCGGTCTTCCCCAGTAAGATGTATGGTAATAAACACCTGCACCACCTTTACGTTTTTGTTCATCAGGTGTGCTTAATTGTCGGATGTAACCATAATTATCGTCAGTCCAAACAAGTGTGATATCTTCTGGTAAATTCAATCCGTTTTGGTAATAGGTTAAAACCTCTTTATAAGGTACAAAAGCTTGCGGAATGGTATTTGGATTTTTCTTAGTTTCCTGTTTTAAAATAGCTCTTTGATCTGTAATTATTTTTTCTAATAATTTTACTTGTTGATCGGTATCATCTTCCCCAACAATCATTGGTGAATCGTGTTCACCTCGCATACCTGTGGTGTAAATATTTTCAAACTTCGCCGTTTCTTTGACCCGCTTTTTAAATAAGTTTTTTATAACTTCAGAATTGGTGTCATAACGATACTCACCCATCGTTTCATGATTCCATTCTGTATTAATGTTACTTAGCATAGGTTCAGCATGCGAAGTTCCTATAACAATGGCATAATCATCTGCCACTTGTTTATTTTCTGGATACGAATAAAAAGGTTTTGTGCTTCGGTGCATCGCAGGCCATATGGTGTTTGCTCGTAAGCGCAATAGTAATTCGAATACTTTTGCGTAGGTTTTTGGCCCCATATCACCCGTTTCTGGCTCATAATTTAAAGCAGCCCAACGTTGTAAGCCCCAATCTTCATCGTTTAAAAACACACCTCTATATTTTACCGAAGGTTCGCCATATATTTTTGTGTGTATGGATAGTATTAATTCTTCCTTTTTATCTGGCGTCACATCTGCCCACCATTCCCAAGGCGAAACATTTAACATTCTAGAAACCTCTAACAAACCATAGGCGGTTGCTCTTCTATCGGAACCAACAATAACCAATGCTTTTTCAATACCTTTAAATGGGTTTTCTACGACTTCAATTTTATATGTTTCCCATTTCCCTTTTACTTGAGAAATATCTATTTTCTGTTTTGATACTAAGCCATCAATCCATTTACTTTTACCAAGTGTTCCGGCGATGATAGAAAATTTACCAACGGTATTTATTTCAATAGTTTTATTAGAAATATGATGAATATCGCGTGCTAAAATATCGGCCGCTATTTCTACAACTTTGGCATCTTTTTTATCGATTAGAATACTCGCTTTTTCTTGTCCTGATACTATAGAAAATGAGTTTTGTGCACTTAAATCATTCGACAAAATAATGAGTAACAAAAGAATACTATGATACTTAATTTTAAACATGTCTTATTTTTTAATTTTTTCGTAATTATTTCCTTTAAAACTGACTTTAAAAGAATATTTATAGAGTTTCGTTGGTATGTAATAATCTGTTGAAATCACCTGAGCACTAGAAGCCTTTGCTTTTTCAAATCGGGTATAATCATTCGATTTTATTATAAAAATCGCTGTCATTTTTAATAATTGTATTGAATAGGCTGCATTTTAGCGGTTAGAGTTACAATACGACTTCGGTATTTATCATATAATTCCTTAACAACAACTCGAGCATTACCTTGGGCATCAATTGGAAAATCTTTTCGATCGGTTACCCAATTCCATTCCCACTGTTTTATAGTCTCATCGAATGCGTTTTGATCAAAATGCTTCCAATCTTTTTTAACGGTTGCAAAAAACTGTTCCCATCTGGGTTTGTAAAAATCGGAAAATAATCCACTCCATTGTCGGTTGCTGTACTCATGTAATCTATTATTGGCATCTCCCCAAAGCGTAATTAAATCTCTTGCATTTTGTTCGTAAAGTGCCTTTTCTTGTTCGGTTTGCCCCCAACTTCTAGCATCTGCAATCCATGGACCAAGCAAGAAATCTTTTCGTGTGCCCAAAAGCATATCCATATCATCAATTAAGGCGATAAACTCGTTACTATATTTATCAAAATCGGCTTTATTATTGGCCTTATAAGCTGTGGTTATTTGTTGTTGCAATGGTAAAGCGTAGTTTGCTAGAACTTGTCGGGTTAAATCGACTAAATCGTATTCAAAACCATCTGAATCTTTATTTAACGGTATTGTTTTTACAAATAAATTCCAAGCCGGTAATAAATCTTCAGGCGCATAATTTAGCTTGGTTCTTGCCCATCGTCTATAGCCTTCAAATGTTGGTCTTGCCACAATAATAGATTCGGCACCATCGCGAATTACTTGTCCGTTATAAACGGTTTTCACCATAACATCCCAAGCTTTCAAAATATCTGTATTTGATTGCCCATAACGATTTAAAGTATAGCGCTCTAACCAAGTACTTAAATCTATTGGTGTATCTCGCCAGGTGTTATCGGTCATTAATTCATATAAAACAGGATTTTGCTCAATAGATTCCATGGTTAATCCAATTCCTTTTAACTTACCTGCATGGGCATCATTTAAGGCTTTGGCAGGTTCGCTGGCAACGGTTTCTATGCGACCAAACATGCTAATATTTCCGCCAAAACTGTGTAACATATTCCAAATCCATTGTTTTCCATAAAAGGCTTCGGTACGTTTCCAAACTGGTTCTATTTCTGAGGCTAAATCGAGAATAATCATTTTATCATCTGGAACAGGAGCCAATAACCCCTTAATTTGTGGTGCTTGCCAAAAATCTCTATGACTGTAAAACAACCACCCTTGCATCACCCAAACGGCATCGGGATCGGCAGATTTCATGCCTTCGTAAACCTTACTACTTAAATTAGATAAATATTCGGGGTCGTTAGATGGCGGTGTATTTTCATTAAACGTGTCGGCAGAATACAAATGATCTGTGCCGTAAATACGCTCTTGGGTTTCTAAGAATTTCTTTCCGATTTCAGCAAATAACGGATCGTTAGCATCTAGGATATACGTATCGGAAAAATCGTTCCCCCAATTGGTTTGTTTTAAATTAGCTTCAGGAAAAAAGGTTTTAAAAGACGCAGGAACATGCCCTGTAAACGCTGGTAAAACAGGTTTCATGCCTAATGCTCTTTCACGTTTTAAAATCTTTATTTGTAAATCGCGGTGCGTGTCTTTCCAATGTTGCGATAAAGGACCACCCCAACCATCTAAATTCCCCATCCAAAACCACGAAAAATAAGCTGGTCCGCTAAAAAAAGTGCTTAAATTAGCATCTGTAAAACCATAAGATTTATACACTTCGTCCCAAATATACTCTTCGCCTGTAATGGCTAATGGCATATTAATACCGTGTAAAGCCATCCAATCGATTTCTTTTTCCCAACGTTCCCAATCCCACCAACTCATAGTGTAATTAAACGTACAGTAGTTTAAATAATAGCGGTACTCGTAAGGTGTTTTTTTATGAACTAGTGTTTTTAAAGCAGGTAGTTTTTTTGGTAAATTAAGGTTTGTACCATTCCAAGTAATTTGGCTGTTTGTATATTCCTTTAAATAATAATAAAAAGCAGAAGCAATAGAAACGCCGTTATTACCACGTAAAATAATTTTATCGTTTTTGGATTCAATTTCAAACCAATCTTCTTCTTCGGATATTTTATCAATTTCTATAATAAACTGCGAAGCATGGTTTGGCGCAATACGTTTTATTAGCGCGCTTTCTGGCGAGTCGGTACTTGTTGTTTGCTTTTCTTCACAAGAAACAAACAGTAAAAAAACACAAAATAGGCTAATACTTAACTTCATTTCTTTTAAAATTTAATGGTTTCTGGAGCTATTTCATTTAAGTTATTAGTTACAGGAACTAAATAAAACGCATAACTATAATCGCCGCCTTTTATCTTAAATTCTTGGTGTGGTTCTGCTTTAAAAGACCATGTATTATCACCACCAACACCTTGCTGAATTAAATCTACATTAACAGTTAAAACCGTTCTTTCTTCCAACTCGTGTGTATGTGTTGCGGCGTCTATATTTTCGGTGCTGTATGGTAAAACACTAAAATTAATTGGTTTTTCGCCTTTTACTAACACACCTTGACCCAATGTATTTAACAAACTAAACCAACGTGTATCCATGTGGTTACCGTATTCCTCTGGAACAGCATAACCATAACTCATCGTATTCGCATCGCCTTTATACAACCCTAAAAAAGCACCCGAATTTCTATCTTGATAATTAGCTTGTGGGCCTTTCCCAAAATATTCTACTGCTTTGTATTGGTTGGCGATATCAAATTGCATTCCTATTTTAGGAACATCTGGCACGTTTTTATCAATGATAATAGTATGTGCAACTTTCACATAGCCATTACCTAAAATGGTATAAATTAAAGTAACTGCTGTTTTTGGATTTGAAATTTTTCCTTTTACAGTAATACTAATTTGTGTTTTATTAGAAGCATCAACCATTACGTTTTGCACTTTAAATTGATTTCCAGCAGTTTTCCAATCTACTTCGTTGGTTTTTTTCATAGATCGTCTGTACGCTGCTTCGTTTTCGGTTTGAGCACGCCAAAAGTTTAATTTTAAAGGTGTTTCAATAAGTTTGATGCCTTTTGAATTGTAAGATGAAATGTAACCCGTTGTTTTATAGACAATCAATTCTACTAATTCATTTTTTACGCTGATGGTTTTAGATGTTTCTGAAACTTCTAATGCCTCTTGACTTTGTATAGAACTTATGTTTTCTTCTGAAGATAAGTTTAAAGCAAACTGCTCTTGAAAAACAACATATCCTGCATTTTCCCACAAGGTATCTCCTTTTAACAAGCCTTTTATATTGATGGCATAATGACTACCAGCTTTCGCTGAAACTTTTTTGAATTTGACCGTAAACGATTCTTTTTGATAAGGTTTTGTATTTAAAGTTTCTAATTTTCCTGACTGGATGCTTTTTCCATTTTCTAAAAGCTCCCAAACCAAATTATATTTAGATAAACTAGAAGCATGATGACGGTTTAAAATTTCGAATTCGCCTTTTATTGCATTCACCTCTGAAATAACAACAGGTTGGTTTACTATTTTAGCTTCGTAAATTTCTGGTTTTGGTGTTCTATCGGCAGCCACAATACCATTTAAACAGAAACTACCATCGTTTGGCACATCTCCAAAATCGCCACCATAGGCAAAAAATTCTTTTCCATTTTCTCCTGTTTGCAAAATACCTTGATCTATAAAATCCCAAATAAAACCTCCCATGGCTCTATCATATTTATGTACAATATCCCAGTAGGTTTTGTAATTTCCTAGAGAATTCCCCATGGCATGAGCGTACTCACACATTAACACCGGACGTTTATCGAAACTCGTATTATTAATTAAACTTTCTAATTCGTTTGGTTGAGGATACATTCTACTTAACATATCTACCCATTTTGGATCGGTTGGATTACCAACATGCGATGGCCAAAAACTACTTTTATATCTCGGGTCAGTTGGGTCGCCTTGTGCGCCTTCGTAATGTACATAACGTGTTGGATCTAAATCTTTAATCCACCCAGACATTGCTGCATGATTAGGTCCTGTACCAGATTCATTTCCTAAAGACCAAATAACAATACTTGGGTGATTTTTATCGCGCTCTACCATACGAATTCCGCGTTCTAAAAAGGCATTTGCCCAAGACGCGTTATTAGATAATTTGCCTCCTAAGGCATGACTTTCTAAGTTGGCTTCGTCCATAACGTAAAGTCCGTATGTATCGCATAACTCGTAGAAATAAGGATTGTTTGGATAATGCGACGTACGAACAGCATTAAAGTTAAATTTTTTAATAAGCTGCACATCTTTTTCCATATCGGCTTTAGTAACCATTTTACCATTTATCATGCTATGGTCGTGACGGTTTACACCAATTAGCTTTACCGGATTTCCGTTTACCAAAAAGCGCCCTTTTTCATCGATTTCAACTTCTCTAAAACCAACTTTGGTACTGGTGTACTCAATAGCTTTACCGCTATTATCTTTAATCGTTAAAAGCAAGGTGTATAAGTAAGGTGCGTCTGCCGACCATGGTTTTGGATTTCTAACTACGGTTTCAATAATTCCGAAATACACATTATCTCTAGCTGGGTATTTTTCACCTAAAAAAGTCTTTAAAGGTTGCGTTTTTTCTGGAGTAACCTCGTTTCCTTCGGCATCTATTAATTGTGTGGTTAAGGACCAATTATCTACAACGGTTTGTAAAGGTGTATTACTGAAATGACCTACTTTTTCAATAAATTTATCTTCAATATTTACAGTGAATTGTGGTCTAATTTGCAATAAGGCATCTTGGTAGTTTTCATCAAAATCTGTTCTAACTGTAAAATCTGAAAGGCGCACTTTAGGAACCGCTTGCAAGAATACTTCACGTTCAATACCGCTCATTCGCCAGGTATCTTGATCTTCTAAATAACTACCATCGCACCAGCGGTAAACCTTTACAGCTATTTTATTTGTTCCTGTTTTTAGGTGTTTTGTAATATCGAATTCTGATGGCAATCTCGTGTCCTCACTATAACCAACAAACTCACCATTTACCCAAACATAGAATGCAGAAGAAACGCCACCAAAATGAAGAATAACGTCGCGTGTTTTCCATATTTCATCCACATTAAAACTTTTAACATAATGCCCAACAGGGTTGTCGCTATGGTTTATAAATGGCGGATTGTTAAAAAATGGATTGGTTGTATTGGTGTAGATGGCTTTTCCAAAACCTCGCATTTCCCAGTTTGAAGGCACATCTATAGTGGCCCATTGTGAGACATCGAAATCGGTATTTTGAAACGTATTAGACGCTTCGTTTGGTGTTGCTACCCAATTAAATTTCCAATCGCCATTTAGGGATTTAAAATATTTAGAATCTTCTCTACGATCTGCCTTTGCTAAACTGGCATTTTCGTATGAATAAAATGTTGCCTTTGCAGGTAACCTATTAATTTGATTGACGTTTGGATCTTCCCAAATATTGTTTTGCCCGAACAATAAAACAGGATACAATAAAAATAATATGCTTTTTAAAAACGATTTATTCATGTGTTTTTTTTAAGTTGTTTTTTAGACGATTAAAGCTTTTCTACTAATGTTGAAGCTTCAGCATCTAAAGTGGTGTTTTCGGTATCTTTTAATATAATTTGTTCTTTAGTGTCTTTGTTTAAAGTGATGTTGTTTATCTCTAAAGTCTTCACATCATCGAACACAAAAGCAGGACGAAAATCGGTGTCATCGAGTGTGAACTTTATGTTATCTAAACGAATACCTTGGGCATGCCTAACATAAAGACCATAAGCAGGATATTCGCCAAACATAGAGAACTCGGGAGATGCCGTAATTTCTTCTGGCACTAGATCCAAACGACTTAAAGGCATATACGCCATCCCTTTTGAGGCTTTACCAGGATAGTTAATTTCAATATTCTCTAGCGTTACATTTTCAATTTTATAACCCGGAATACCTACAATAGCCGATGAAAAAGGGTTATGAAAAAAATCGACTTCTGGCCCTCTTAAATCATAATTAATATCGGGTCTACCAAAAGGCACTTGCACTTTCATATTTTTAATAGTTACATTTTTAAGACTTCCTGGTTTTTCTCCAGAACGATGCCCTAATCTTAAAAAGATAGCATTTCCGGTATTTTCGGCGGTAATATTATTGACCGATACATTTTCTATAAAACCACCATCTACCGTTTGAATGGCAATTGCAGAACGAAACGTATCAAAAACCTTAATATCTTCAATAGTTATATTTTTAAAACCACCAATAGAAGCAGTTCCAAATTTAATAGCACTTGCACTAGAGCGAATGGTGCAATTAGCGATATAAACCGAATCGTTAAAATACCCCGGATAATACGATTTTAAACAAATAGCATCGTCTGCCGAATCGATATCGCAATTGGTTATTTTAACATTTTTACAGTCTGTTATATCGATACCATCGTTGTTCCAATACGCGCGATTAACAATTTTTAATTTATTAATAGTTAGGTTAGAACATAGCTCGAAAGACAAGCCCCAACAAGCGGCTTGTCCTACTTTTAATCCCTCAATTAAAATAGTGTTGCATTGCGAAAAACGAAACAGTTTTGGTCGCATGGTTTCATTTGGCCGGTGTCTGCGGGTGTTGTAATTTGGATCTACAGCAATACCTGCGTGATGCAAGCTATCTACTGCTATGGCCAAAGCCAACCCTTGCCCATCTATTTCACCTTTTCCTTTTAGAGCGATATTATTGGCTTTATGGGCTAAAATTAAAGCCAATTGAGAGTTATCGTCTTTTTTAGGAGAAGTTGGTCTATCCGGAAATTCCATTTTATAATAGTCCTTCGGGTTTGTGCTTCCTAATAACACAGCACCTTCTTCAAAATATAAAGTGACGTTACTTTTAAGTTGAATACTACCCGATAAAAAACGGCCTTTAGGGAAAACAACTTGTCCGCCATTATTTTTAAAAGCCGCATCTATCGCTTTTTGTAAGGCTTTGGTGTTTAAGGTTTTGCCGTCTGGAATGGCTCCAAAATTGGTAACTAAATAATCTTTAGGTTTATTTTCGACCTTTTGTTCTATACATTTAGCGCCGAGCAAAAACATTATTAAAATTGAAAAGCTGAATCTAATTATATTTTTCATTAATTATTTTTAATTCTTGGTTTTACGCATTAACCCATTGTCATGGTATGGTGAAATGGTGTATATCCTGTTAGATAAACATGCTCACCATCCGTATGCAAACTACCATTATGATAGGTGTAATCTTCACTCTCCAAGTTATTTATTCTTTCATGCTCCACTTTCCCTGGCCCAAATTGTATAACATCGGTTCCGGTGGATAATTCACCTAATCCAGATTTTAAAAAGTAATTCCCCTTTTCATCCTTTTGAACTCCAGAAATTACGCTTCCTTCTTTAAAACACATCTCTATTGTAACTTCAACATTTGGTGGCCCATCTACTTTGAAATCTAGATTTAAAACGCCATTATTTTCGGTAATTTCAATAACTGAAACTTGTGTTTTTACGTCTACTTTTGTTCTCGAATCAAAAGCCATTTTATTCCAAAACCTTCCATCTTGTGAAGGAGATAGTTTATAATCACCCGTATCTTGTTGAAATTCGTCTGCAAGTGGTTGATAATAATCGCCTTGTTTTGTTTCCTTTAAAATATACGTATTTCCTTCTTTCACTATACCATCACTACTAAAATAGCCCATTCTAAAAAACGTCGTAGATAATCGCATGTATTTAAGAATGGCATCACCTTTTCTAAACATTAAAAAATTTGGATTTGATGATCTACCAGATACGATCATAATTGGTTTATCGTTTCCACCAAATAGCGTTATAGACGTTTTTCCGCGTCGAATTCGAGCTAAACTGGAGTTCGTAAAAAACTTTTCAAAATCATTTTCTATTTTATAATTAAGGGAAACTTCATTTTGAAGTTCGCTATTTTCCATAAAATTAACCAAGGTATGCGATAAAATTTCGGTAGTAAAATTAGGAAGCCTTTCTATAAGATGTACCATATGTACAAATATTGGATTCTTGGTACGAATGGCCATATAACGATATTGTAAATAAAATTTAGAAACATCTAACTCCATAAATTGATCCTGTCTTCTAGAATCAACAGTTACTAAATCACCATTAGTTTCTGTATAATAGTAGTACGTTATGAGGTTTGTATTTACTTTATTTAATAAATCTGGTTTATTAAGCAATCTAGCCATGGCTATAAGTGCCTTATCAATAACGTTCGAATACACACCACTTCGCTCCAAATAATGTCCATCATTATTTAAATAAACACCTTCTGCTAACCACTGGTTAA
The genomic region above belongs to Mariniflexile litorale and contains:
- a CDS encoding glycosyl hydrolase family 28 protein, which gives rise to MKNIIRFSFSILIMFLLGAKCIEQKVENKPKDYLVTNFGAIPDGKTLNTKALQKAIDAAFKNNGGQVVFPKGRFLSGSIQLKSNVTLYFEEGAVLLGSTNPKDYYKMEFPDRPTSPKKDDNSQLALILAHKANNIALKGKGEIDGQGLALAIAVDSLHHAGIAVDPNYNTRRHRPNETMRPKLFRFSQCNTILIEGLKVGQAACWGLSFELCSNLTINKLKIVNRAYWNNDGIDITDCKNVKITNCDIDSADDAICLKSYYPGYFNDSVYIANCTIRSSASAIKFGTASIGGFKNITIEDIKVFDTFRSAIAIQTVDGGFIENVSVNNITAENTGNAIFLRLGHRSGEKPGSLKNVTIKNMKVQVPFGRPDINYDLRGPEVDFFHNPFSSAIVGIPGYKIENVTLENIEINYPGKASKGMAYMPLSRLDLVPEEITASPEFSMFGEYPAYGLYVRHAQGIRLDNIKFTLDDTDFRPAFVFDDVKTLEINNITLNKDTKEQIILKDTENTTLDAEASTLVEKL
- a CDS encoding glycoside hydrolase family 2 TIM barrel-domain containing protein; its protein translation is MNKSFLKSILFLLYPVLLFGQNNIWEDPNVNQINRLPAKATFYSYENASLAKADRREDSKYFKSLNGDWKFNWVATPNEASNTFQNTDFDVSQWATIDVPSNWEMRGFGKAIYTNTTNPFFNNPPFINHSDNPVGHYVKSFNVDEIWKTRDVILHFGGVSSAFYVWVNGEFVGYSEDTRLPSEFDITKHLKTGTNKIAVKVYRWCDGSYLEDQDTWRMSGIEREVFLQAVPKVRLSDFTVRTDFDENYQDALLQIRPQFTVNIEDKFIEKVGHFSNTPLQTVVDNWSLTTQLIDAEGNEVTPEKTQPLKTFLGEKYPARDNVYFGIIETVVRNPKPWSADAPYLYTLLLTIKDNSGKAIEYTSTKVGFREVEIDEKGRFLVNGNPVKLIGVNRHDHSMINGKMVTKADMEKDVQLIKKFNFNAVRTSHYPNNPYFYELCDTYGLYVMDEANLESHALGGKLSNNASWANAFLERGIRMVERDKNHPSIVIWSLGNESGTGPNHAAMSGWIKDLDPTRYVHYEGAQGDPTDPRYKSSFWPSHVGNPTDPKWVDMLSRMYPQPNELESLINNTSFDKRPVLMCEYAHAMGNSLGNYKTYWDIVHKYDRAMGGFIWDFIDQGILQTGENGKEFFAYGGDFGDVPNDGSFCLNGIVAADRTPKPEIYEAKIVNQPVVISEVNAIKGEFEILNRHHASSLSKYNLVWELLENGKSIQSGKLETLNTKPYQKESFTVKFKKVSAKAGSHYAINIKGLLKGDTLWENAGYVVFQEQFALNLSSEENISSIQSQEALEVSETSKTISVKNELVELIVYKTTGYISSYNSKGIKLIETPLKLNFWRAQTENEAAYRRSMKKTNEVDWKTAGNQFKVQNVMVDASNKTQISITVKGKISNPKTAVTLIYTILGNGYVKVAHTIIIDKNVPDVPKIGMQFDIANQYKAVEYFGKGPQANYQDRNSGAFLGLYKGDANTMSYGYAVPEEYGNHMDTRWFSLLNTLGQGVLVKGEKPINFSVLPYSTENIDAATHTHELEERTVLTVNVDLIQQGVGGDNTWSFKAEPHQEFKIKGGDYSYAFYLVPVTNNLNEIAPETIKF